In Hymenobacter gelipurpurascens, one DNA window encodes the following:
- a CDS encoding MFS transporter produces MALPAASLAPRTMASRIRSIFSGSVGNLVEWYDWYVYSAFALYFAPAFFPKGDLTAQLLNSAAIFAVGFLMRPLGGWLMGIYADRHGRKAALLLSVLLMCGGSLLIALTPGYSQIGVAAPILLVLARLLQGLSVGGEYGTSATYLSEMADQRNRGFFSSFQYVTLIAGQLLALLVQLGLQKVLSPGELYAWGWRVPFALGAVAALVALYLRRTMEETDAFTHQTTTATDPEAAAQPSKLKVLLRYPREVLTVVGLTLGGTVVFYTFTTYVQKFLVNTAGFSKADATLVSFGALGVAMLLQPVLGAISDRVGRRPVLLFFGVGSTLGTYPLLTALGHSSGPGAAFWLLVLALCIVSGYTSINAVVKAELFPTEIRALGVGLPYALTVAIFGGTAEYVALLAKDNGVETWFYWYVTACAAISLLVYLRMGDTRDTSRMRDDQ; encoded by the coding sequence ATGGCTCTTCCTGCTGCTTCTCTTGCGCCGCGAACAATGGCCTCCCGCATCCGCTCCATCTTCAGCGGCTCGGTGGGCAACCTGGTAGAGTGGTACGATTGGTACGTGTACTCGGCATTTGCGCTGTATTTCGCGCCAGCGTTCTTCCCCAAAGGCGACCTGACGGCTCAGCTGCTCAACTCGGCCGCCATCTTTGCGGTGGGCTTTCTGATGCGGCCTCTGGGCGGCTGGCTGATGGGTATTTACGCCGACCGCCACGGCCGCAAAGCCGCGCTGCTGCTCTCGGTGCTGCTGATGTGCGGTGGCTCTCTGCTCATCGCCCTTACGCCCGGTTATAGCCAGATTGGGGTGGCGGCCCCCATACTGCTGGTGCTGGCGCGGCTGCTGCAGGGCCTGAGCGTAGGCGGCGAGTACGGCACCTCGGCCACGTACCTGAGCGAAATGGCCGACCAGCGCAACCGCGGCTTCTTCTCCAGTTTTCAGTACGTCACGCTTATTGCCGGGCAGCTGCTGGCGCTGCTGGTGCAGCTTGGTCTCCAGAAAGTGCTTAGCCCGGGAGAGCTGTATGCCTGGGGCTGGCGCGTACCGTTTGCCCTCGGGGCCGTGGCGGCGCTGGTGGCGCTGTACCTGCGCCGCACCATGGAAGAAACCGACGCTTTCACCCACCAGACCACCACGGCCACTGACCCGGAAGCCGCCGCGCAACCCAGTAAGCTGAAGGTGCTGCTGCGCTACCCGCGCGAGGTCTTGACGGTGGTGGGCCTTACGCTGGGCGGTACGGTGGTATTCTACACGTTTACTACCTATGTGCAGAAGTTTCTGGTGAACACAGCCGGTTTCAGCAAGGCCGATGCCACGTTGGTTTCCTTTGGGGCGCTGGGCGTGGCCATGCTGCTTCAGCCCGTGCTGGGCGCCATTTCCGACCGGGTGGGCCGGCGGCCGGTGCTGCTTTTTTTTGGGGTGGGCTCTACGCTGGGCACCTACCCGCTGCTCACGGCGCTAGGCCACTCCAGCGGGCCTGGCGCGGCCTTCTGGCTGCTGGTGCTGGCCTTGTGTATCGTGAGTGGCTACACCTCCATTAATGCCGTGGTGAAGGCCGAGCTGTTCCCGACGGAAATCAGGGCGCTGGGCGTAGGCCTGCCGTATGCTCTCACGGTGGCCATCTTCGGAGGAACCGCCGAATACGTGGCCTTGCTGGCCAAAGACAACGGCGTGGAAACCTGGTTTTACTGGTACGTAACGGCCTGCGCCGCCATCTCCCTGCTGGTGTACCTGCGCATGGGCGACACCCGCGACACCTCCCGCATGCGCGATGACCAGTAA
- a CDS encoding DUF2911 domain-containing protein: MRTFKFLTLFIGASLLTGAAFAQGTTTTTTKTTTTKAPEDKSKRPSPPATVMGTAPGGVAYTIDYSRPSVKGRKIFGGLEQYGKVWRTGANEATTFEVKQPVKINGQALPAGKYGLFTIPGEQEWTIIFNKTADQWGAYEYKADQDALRVKVKPTKLPALVEQFTITSDNAGVVKMAWENTQASFTVSK; this comes from the coding sequence ATGCGCACTTTCAAATTCCTGACCCTATTCATTGGGGCCTCCCTGCTAACCGGTGCGGCCTTCGCCCAGGGCACCACTACAACTACCACCAAGACCACTACAACCAAAGCGCCCGAAGACAAATCGAAGCGGCCCAGCCCGCCCGCTACCGTAATGGGCACCGCGCCCGGCGGAGTGGCCTACACCATCGACTACAGCCGGCCCTCCGTCAAAGGCCGCAAAATATTCGGCGGACTAGAGCAGTACGGTAAAGTATGGCGCACCGGCGCCAATGAGGCTACCACCTTCGAGGTGAAGCAGCCCGTGAAAATCAACGGCCAGGCCTTGCCCGCCGGTAAGTACGGGCTGTTTACCATTCCCGGCGAGCAGGAATGGACCATCATCTTCAACAAGACCGCTGATCAGTGGGGCGCCTACGAGTATAAAGCCGACCAGGATGCTCTCCGCGTGAAGGTGAAGCCCACCAAACTGCCTGCTCTGGTAGAGCAGTTCACCATCACCTCTGATAACGCTGGTGTAGTAAAAATGGCCTGGGAAAATACGCAAGCCAGCTTCACGGTAAGCAAGTAA
- a CDS encoding tryptophan 2,3-dioxygenase family protein — translation MSSPEEEFSPAVWQQLRLLQTKYAADGQDLAGYLEGLYYADYVNYWDYIKLDTLLSLQQPLTKIPDERIFIMYHQITELYFKLCLCEYEQLGDLQTPTLQEVVLRVGRVNRYFENLIDSFDVMVDGMDKQQFLQFRMSLMPASGFQSVQYRMIELASTSLTNLVPEEQRRLLGEAAAHDELLGCIYWKAGATVEDTGAKALTLVQFEEKYTAQLIEHARHFQERNLWAVVQRLPEEDRQHPRLLRQLRQLDVNVNVNWPLMHYKSAVRYLERHPDAIAATGGTNWRKYLPPKFQRRIFYPQIWSPQELEDWGKAWVESVLGEEMAKQG, via the coding sequence ATGAGCTCTCCCGAGGAAGAATTCTCGCCGGCCGTCTGGCAACAGCTGCGCCTACTCCAAACCAAATACGCTGCCGATGGCCAGGATCTGGCCGGCTACCTGGAAGGCCTGTACTACGCCGACTACGTCAATTACTGGGACTACATCAAGCTAGACACGCTTCTCTCCCTGCAGCAGCCGCTCACGAAGATTCCCGATGAGCGCATTTTCATCATGTACCACCAGATTACGGAGCTGTACTTCAAGCTCTGCCTCTGCGAGTACGAGCAGCTCGGCGACTTGCAGACGCCCACGCTCCAGGAAGTGGTGCTGCGCGTAGGCCGCGTAAACCGCTACTTCGAGAACCTGATCGACTCGTTTGATGTGATGGTGGACGGTATGGATAAGCAGCAGTTTCTGCAGTTCCGCATGAGCCTGATGCCCGCCTCGGGGTTCCAGAGCGTGCAGTACCGCATGATTGAGTTGGCCAGCACCAGCCTCACCAACCTCGTGCCTGAAGAGCAGCGCCGCCTACTCGGCGAAGCCGCCGCCCACGACGAGCTGCTGGGCTGCATCTATTGGAAAGCCGGCGCCACCGTGGAAGACACCGGCGCCAAGGCCCTCACGCTTGTGCAGTTTGAGGAAAAATATACGGCTCAGCTCATCGAGCACGCCCGCCATTTCCAGGAGCGCAACCTGTGGGCCGTGGTGCAGCGCCTGCCCGAAGAGGACCGCCAGCACCCGCGCCTGCTCCGCCAGCTGCGCCAGCTGGACGTGAACGTGAATGTGAACTGGCCCCTGATGCACTACAAATCGGCGGTGCGCTACCTGGAGCGCCACCCCGACGCCATTGCCGCTACCGGCGGCACTAACTGGCGCAAGTACCTGCCTCCCAAGTTCCAGCGCCGTATTTTCTATCCGCAAATCTGGAGCCCCCAGGAGCTGGAAGACTGGGGCAAAGCCTGGGTAGAAAGCGTTCTGGGCGAGGAAATGGCCAAGCAAGGGTAG
- the sdaAB gene encoding L-serine ammonia-lyase, iron-sulfur-dependent subunit beta produces MAEKSSIFDMIGPVMIGPSSSHTAGVVRIAGAAIRILGSIPTHATITFYNSFARTYEGHGSDRAIVAGLLGMATDDVRIREAFDHAKHAGLQYTFQSVGNASTMHPNTIKLQLRDERTGNSVEVIGQSRGGGVIRIVEVDGFPSDFSASLHTLIIDADDVPGSIAFIASVIAHDDCNIATMFVSRKGKNDAARQFIEIDSGLREITLEYLRQLRWVHRVTYIPTIE; encoded by the coding sequence ATGGCCGAGAAAAGCAGTATTTTCGATATGATCGGACCCGTGATGATTGGGCCGAGTTCCTCGCACACAGCGGGCGTAGTCCGCATTGCCGGGGCCGCTATCCGCATTTTGGGCTCGATTCCGACCCACGCGACTATCACGTTCTACAACTCTTTCGCCCGCACCTACGAGGGCCACGGCTCCGACCGAGCTATTGTGGCCGGTCTGCTGGGCATGGCCACCGACGACGTGCGTATCCGCGAAGCCTTCGACCACGCTAAGCATGCCGGGCTGCAGTACACGTTCCAGAGCGTGGGCAATGCCTCGACCATGCATCCCAATACCATTAAGCTGCAGCTGCGCGATGAGCGCACCGGCAACTCAGTGGAAGTGATCGGGCAGAGCCGGGGCGGCGGCGTCATTCGCATTGTGGAGGTGGATGGGTTTCCCTCGGACTTCTCCGCCTCGCTGCACACGCTCATCATTGATGCCGACGACGTGCCCGGCTCCATTGCCTTCATCGCCTCCGTTATAGCCCACGACGATTGCAACATTGCTACCATGTTCGTGTCGCGCAAGGGCAAGAACGATGCGGCCCGGCAGTTCATCGAAATAGACTCGGGGCTTCGTGAAATCACGCTGGAATATCTGCGCCAATTGCGCTGGGTTCACCGCGTTACCTACATTCCTACTATCGAGTAA
- a CDS encoding TolC family protein: MKRFYWLLSMSAGLLAAPAVAQTTQPTQPPAGSLAGTTPSGPFSLQQAIDYALKNNLGVRQQQLTSELQNATLRQSRAALLPTANLSGTQAWNYGTSLDPLTNDFVSQTIRSNNFSANTQVTLFAGFQLRNTVKRNALDTEASNLDIEKSRNDLSLNVASAFLQLVLAEELVRTNEVRVNSTRQQVERTQKLLKAGAIPESNLLDIQAQQASDELNVITAQNQRDLARLTLAQLLNLPTPTGLQIEVPALADPDDQPLLEADPDGTFQTAQSLLPEIKAADLRVRSAQRSLDIARGGYYPRLAFGAGVFTGFSSSRLARVFNGDSTDAVQLPVFQPGLGGQPIPSQYFLLQPKQAVAEFLPSGFSSQIKDNLGKNLQFSLQIPILNGLQTRTSVQRAQINIQQQELRAEQARLTVRQNIQQAYADAIAAQRRYLSARRQVEALTTAYRNAEIRFNNGLLNGTEFNIAKNNLTAAESTMIQAKYEFIFRRKVLDFYQGRPIAL, from the coding sequence ATGAAGCGTTTTTACTGGTTGTTGAGTATGTCGGCCGGGCTGCTGGCGGCCCCGGCTGTGGCCCAGACCACGCAGCCCACTCAGCCGCCGGCCGGGTCGTTGGCGGGCACTACACCCAGCGGACCTTTCTCTCTGCAGCAGGCCATTGATTACGCCCTGAAAAATAACCTGGGGGTACGTCAGCAGCAGCTAACTTCGGAGCTTCAGAACGCTACGCTGCGCCAAAGCCGGGCCGCCCTGCTGCCCACGGCCAACCTTTCGGGTACGCAGGCCTGGAACTACGGTACCAGCCTCGACCCACTGACCAACGACTTCGTAAGCCAGACCATCCGCTCAAACAACTTCTCGGCTAATACCCAGGTTACGCTGTTCGCAGGTTTTCAGCTGCGCAACACAGTGAAGCGTAATGCCCTCGACACGGAGGCTAGCAACCTGGATATTGAAAAGTCCCGCAACGATTTGTCTTTGAACGTGGCCTCCGCCTTCCTCCAGCTGGTGCTGGCCGAAGAGCTGGTGCGCACCAACGAGGTACGCGTGAACAGCACCCGGCAGCAGGTAGAGCGTACGCAAAAGCTCCTGAAGGCCGGCGCCATTCCGGAAAGCAACCTGCTCGATATTCAGGCCCAGCAGGCTTCCGATGAGCTGAACGTCATCACGGCCCAGAACCAGCGCGACCTGGCTCGCCTCACGCTTGCCCAGCTGCTGAACTTGCCTACGCCGACAGGCCTACAGATTGAAGTTCCGGCCCTGGCTGACCCCGACGACCAGCCACTGCTGGAAGCCGACCCCGATGGGACGTTCCAGACGGCGCAAAGCCTGCTACCCGAAATAAAAGCGGCCGATTTGCGCGTGCGCTCCGCCCAGCGCAGCCTCGATATTGCCCGCGGTGGATATTATCCGAGGTTGGCGTTTGGCGCCGGTGTGTTCACGGGTTTCTCCTCGTCGCGGTTGGCTCGGGTGTTCAATGGCGACTCGACCGATGCAGTGCAGCTGCCGGTGTTTCAGCCCGGCTTGGGTGGGCAGCCCATTCCGTCGCAGTATTTTCTGTTGCAGCCCAAGCAGGCTGTGGCCGAATTCCTGCCTTCCGGCTTCTCCAGCCAGATCAAAGATAACTTGGGTAAAAACCTGCAATTCTCGCTGCAAATCCCGATTCTGAATGGTCTGCAAACCCGCACCAGCGTGCAGCGGGCCCAGATCAATATCCAGCAGCAGGAATTGCGCGCCGAGCAGGCTCGCCTCACGGTTCGCCAGAACATCCAGCAGGCCTACGCCGACGCCATTGCGGCCCAGCGCCGCTACCTATCGGCGCGCCGCCAGGTAGAAGCCCTGACTACGGCTTACCGCAACGCCGAAATTCGCTTCAACAACGGGCTGCTCAACGGCACTGAGTTCAACATTGCCAAAAACAACCTCACGGCGGCAGAGTCCACCATGATTCAGGCCAAGTACGAGTTTATCTTCCGCCGCAAAGTCCTCGACTTCTACCAGGGCCGCCCCATTGCGCTGTAG
- a CDS encoding efflux RND transporter periplasmic adaptor subunit — MKNNRVLYILLAVVVLLLGGFWVAKKKGWVGKPAGTEVLAVKAGMNTIVETVSASGKVQPETEVKISPDVSGEIIELYVEEGDSVKKGQLLLRIRPDNYQAMVNMQSASVGTQRANVAQTQARLQQLIASARQTELTYRRNASLFKQKVISQSDYEASKAAYDASQEEINSARQSIRGAQSNVRSAQASLDEARKNLDKTTIYAPVNGTVSKLNVKKGERVVGTSQMAGTEIMRVANLNNMEVRVSVNENDIINVTLGDSANVEVDSYASKNQKFRGIVTSIANTAKDALTAEAVTEFEVRIRLLPESYQQLLRTEKGRAVVPFRPGMTASVDIITERKANVLSVPLMAVTTRADSTNTEDANQKGTPAVRVSRGAAATPETAKATSKPEVEQVVFLIRNGKAVMTPVKTGISDRNNMEILSGIQAGDELVSGPYRVVSKTLKDGATVVIKDPKSLDKSALKEDDKESE, encoded by the coding sequence ATGAAAAACAACCGCGTACTGTATATTCTGCTGGCTGTAGTAGTGCTGCTACTAGGTGGCTTCTGGGTGGCGAAGAAGAAGGGTTGGGTCGGCAAACCCGCTGGCACCGAGGTGCTGGCCGTGAAAGCCGGCATGAACACGATTGTGGAAACGGTGAGTGCCTCGGGTAAGGTGCAGCCGGAAACGGAAGTGAAAATTTCGCCCGACGTATCCGGCGAAATCATTGAGCTGTACGTGGAAGAAGGCGACTCCGTGAAGAAAGGCCAGCTCCTGTTGCGCATCCGGCCAGATAACTACCAGGCCATGGTAAACATGCAGTCGGCTTCGGTAGGTACGCAGCGCGCCAATGTGGCCCAGACCCAGGCGCGCCTGCAGCAGCTGATTGCCAGCGCCCGCCAAACCGAGCTGACGTACCGGCGCAATGCGTCGCTCTTCAAACAGAAGGTGATTTCGCAGTCGGATTACGAAGCCAGCAAAGCGGCCTATGATGCGTCGCAGGAAGAAATTAACTCGGCCCGCCAAAGCATCCGGGGTGCGCAAAGCAATGTGCGCAGCGCCCAGGCCTCTCTGGACGAAGCCCGCAAGAACCTGGACAAAACGACCATCTACGCGCCAGTAAATGGCACCGTGAGCAAGCTCAATGTAAAAAAGGGCGAGCGGGTAGTGGGTACTTCGCAGATGGCCGGTACGGAGATTATGCGGGTGGCCAACCTCAACAATATGGAGGTGCGGGTGAGCGTAAATGAAAACGACATCATCAACGTGACCCTCGGCGACTCAGCCAACGTGGAAGTGGACAGCTATGCCAGCAAGAACCAGAAGTTCCGGGGCATTGTAACCAGCATCGCCAACACGGCCAAGGACGCCCTTACGGCCGAGGCCGTGACGGAATTTGAAGTGCGCATCCGGCTGCTGCCCGAGTCGTACCAGCAGTTGCTGCGCACGGAAAAAGGCCGCGCCGTAGTACCGTTCCGTCCCGGTATGACGGCGTCGGTGGATATCATCACGGAGCGTAAAGCCAATGTACTGAGCGTCCCGCTGATGGCCGTAACCACGCGCGCCGACAGCACGAATACGGAAGATGCCAATCAGAAAGGCACGCCAGCGGTGCGCGTGAGCCGTGGCGCTGCTGCAACCCCAGAAACGGCTAAGGCTACCAGCAAGCCCGAAGTAGAGCAGGTGGTATTCCTAATTAGAAACGGCAAAGCCGTAATGACGCCCGTGAAAACCGGCATCAGCGACCGAAACAACATGGAGATTCTGAGCGGTATTCAGGCCGGCGACGAACTGGTGAGCGGTCCGTACCGGGTAGTTTCCAAAACCCTGAAGGATGGCGCTACGGTCGTCATCAAGGATCCTAAATCCCTGGATAAGTCGGCGCTGAAAGAAGACGACAAAGAAAGTGAATAG